The sequence CTTCCTCGTGGATTCCGACCGGAATCCCGCGGCCATTGTCGCTGACGGAAACCGAGGAATCGTCGTGGATCGTCACGGTAACGGCGTCCGCGTGGCCCGCCAGCGCCTCGTCGATGCCGTTGTCCACGACCTCGTAGACCATGTGGTGCAGGCCCGACCCGTCATCGGTGTCGCCGATGTACATGCCGGGGCGCTTGCGGACAGCCTCTAACCCTTTGAGAACCTTAATGGAATTGGCGCCGTATTCTTCCGGCGTCTGCTCAGTCTCGGACATTCGGGAAAACCTTTTTCTATTGCCCGATTTATAGTGTTTTCCTGCAGGAATGTCACGCGTTCGACACCAGATTTTGTGTCAGATCAACGGGATCAGGAGGCCCACGCAAATGAGCAGCAGGCCGGAGACGACATTGATCCGGCGCAGGATGCGGGGGTTGGTCAGAAGCGTTCGGATCCGGTCAACGCCGGCCGCGAGGATCAGGTTGCCGACCAGCGGAATGATGACCGAAACCGCAACGATCGCGGTCAGATCCTGCCATGTCACCACCCGAAGGTCGAAGAACCCCGGCAGCACGCCGACATAGAAGAGCACCGCCTTTGGATTGCCAAGGATCGCGATCAGCCCGGCCACGAAACCGGCCCACATGCCGGGCCGCGTCAGGCGGCTGTCACGGTCCGGGGTCGCCTCCCGATGGCGGATCAGCAGGATGCCCATGACAAGGAAGACGAGGCACGCGACGCCACGCAGGACGACCATGAAGACATCGAATACCGACAGGATCCAGGTGATCCCCAAGGCTGCCACCAACGGCCATAGCAAGTCGCCGATGGACACGCCCAGCGCGAGCGGCCAGGCCGCGCGAAATCCGCCCGACATCGCCCTTGCCATCATCGCGACCATCACCGGTCCGGGGGTGATGAACAGCGCCACCATGGCACCGGCATAGAGCAGAAGATCATGCAGAGAGACGGTCACGATCCCGGACCTATCCTTGAAGCACCCTCTTCATCGGTCACCTCGAAAACCTGCGCGCGGTCGCCGAGATCGGTGAAAAGCTCGGCGCCTGTGCCAGTCATCCAGGCCTGCGCACCCAGCGCCGAAATCTCGTCGTACAACGCGGCGCGCCGACCCGCATCCAGATGTGCTGCGACTTCGTCCAGCAACAACAGCGGCGGTGCGCCGAAATCGGCGGCAAGCGCGCGGGCATTGGCGAGAATCAGCGAGACGAGGAGCGCCTTCTGCTCGCCGGTGGAGCAGTCGCGGGCGGGCACACCCTTGGCCGCAAACACGCCTTCCAGGTCCGCCCTATGCGGTCCGATCAGGGTCCGTCCCGCCGACAGGTCACGCATCCGGTTGGCCGCAAGCGCATTGCGCAGGCCCTCGGCGGTGTCCGGCATGTCGCACAGCAGATCGAGCGTGGCCGTGGGAAAGGCGGTCTCGGCCTGGTCCTGCGCT is a genomic window of Sulfitobacter alexandrii containing:
- a CDS encoding LysE family translocator, whose translation is MTVSLHDLLLYAGAMVALFITPGPVMVAMMARAMSGGFRAAWPLALGVSIGDLLWPLVAALGITWILSVFDVFMVVLRGVACLVFLVMGILLIRHREATPDRDSRLTRPGMWAGFVAGLIAILGNPKAVLFYVGVLPGFFDLRVVTWQDLTAIVAVSVIIPLVGNLILAAGVDRIRTLLTNPRILRRINVVSGLLLICVGLLIPLI